In Cynocephalus volans isolate mCynVol1 chromosome 3, mCynVol1.pri, whole genome shotgun sequence, one DNA window encodes the following:
- the LOC134371628 gene encoding vomeronasal type-1 receptor 4-like: MSSQNNALKTAGEVALMTIFLFQVWVGTLANVMVFFQNISPILFGLRPRPIQVILTHLAVANSLVLLSIGIPHMTVAFVLRKPLSSLGCKLVYYIHLVARGTTLCSTCVLSSYRFLTLIPGRPDRLIFRGRTPKAMGPSCCTCWMFSALMNIYVAMRVTGPQGTHNGTDAEGKWFCSSLSIGVGTLFLQSGHDAIFIGLMVWASGSMVFLLQRHHQKVQHIHTTNHYHKCSPETRATHTILMQVVTFVSFYILHSIYAFYIIAFVDSRLSVLHVTKIITSCFPSVSPLLLIFRNPRPFSFCS, from the coding sequence ATGTCTTCTCAGAACAATGCCCTTAAAACTGCAGGGGAAGTGGCTCTAATGACTATCTTTCTTTTTCAGGTTTGGGTTGGTACTCTGGCCAATGTCATGGtgttctttcaaaatatatctcCAATCTTGTTTGGCCTTAGACCAAGACCCATACAGGTGATTCTCACTCACCTAGCTGTGGCCAACTCCTTGGTTCTTCTCTCTATTGGAATTCCCCACATGACGGTGGCTTTTGTTCTAAGGAAACCCCTGTCCAGTCTTGGTTGCAAACTTGTCTATTACATCCACCTAGTGGCTCGTGGCACCACCCTGTGCTCAACTTGTGTCTTGAGCAGCTATCGGTTTCTCACTCTCATTCCTGGGAGACCAGACAGGCTGATATTCAGAGGAAGAACCCCCAAGGCCATGGGTCCCTCCTGTTGCACCTGCTGGATGTTCAGTGCCTTAATGAATATCTATGTTGCCATGAGAGTCACTGGTCCACAGGGCACACACAATGGTACTGATGCTGAAGGCAAGTGGTTCTGCTCATCTTTGAGTATTGGTGTGGGCACACTCTTCCTACAGTCAGGCCATGATGCCATATTTATCGGCCTCATGGTCTGGGCCAGTGGCTCCATGGTATTTCTCCTACAGAGACACCACCAGAAAGTACAGCATATTCACACCACCAACCACTACCACAAATGCTCCCCAGAGACCAGAGCCACTCACACCATACTTATGCAGGTGGTCACATTTGTCAGCTTTTATATTCTGCATTCCATTTATGCTTTTTATATCATTGCTTTTGTGGACTCTCGTCTAAGTGTATTACATGTCACTAAAATAATAACTTCATGTTTTCCCTCTGTTTCCCCTTTGCTGTTAATCTTTAGGAATCCAAGGCCTTTTAGTTTCTGCTCTTGA